Below is a genomic region from Sinorhizobium meliloti.
CATCTTCAGCCAGATTCTCACCTTCGAGCCGCAGAGCTTGGAATGCGCGGCGGCTTCGGCGTCGGCGTCGGCCAACATTCCGAGGCGCGGAATATTGCCTGCGAATTCGAGAATTCTGCTGTTGTAAATGTCGTCGATCATTTAGGAATCCGGTGGATTTTTCGCGGTTTCTGACGTTCGGCGCATGATTTTCCCCAGGGGGCGGGAAAAAAGCAAGGCGTGGCGCATTCGGGCTCTTTTATCCATGTGGCACCATACTATATGCTATGTCGTGTTGGGGTGACAGTTCCGCAAGGGGATCAAATGTCGCCTGTTGTTTGGGAAACCGTGCCGGACGGTCCAGTGCACTGCTAAGCCGAGACCCGAAAGCCCCGGAACCCGCCAACGGAACCCAAGCCTGCAGGGTTAGGCGTATGGCCAATGGCGAGTTGTCCGAAAAGATAAAACGTCAGCAATTTCGTATTGCTTGAAGGGGCCATATGGACGCCATAGTGAAGAATTTTCCTGTGCTCGACGACACAGGTCGTCCGACGCAGAAGGAAGCCGAAGAAGCCGTTCGCGTCTTGTTGCGCTGGGCAGGTGAAGATCCGGCACGAGAAGGCCTGAAGGACACGCCTGCGCGTGTCGCCAAGGCGTATCGGGAAATTTTCGGCGGCTACGATCTCGTGGCGGAAGACGTGCTCGGACGAACCTTCGAGGAAGTCTCAGGCTACGACGATATCGTGCTCGAAAAGGACATCCCCTTCTATTCGCATTGCGAGCACCACATGGTGCCGATCATCGGCAAGGCCCATATCGCCTATCTGCCGAACGGCCGCGTGCTCGGCCTTTCCAAGATCGCCCGGGTCG
It encodes:
- the folE gene encoding GTP cyclohydrolase I FolE; its protein translation is MDAIVKNFPVLDDTGRPTQKEAEEAVRVLLRWAGEDPAREGLKDTPARVAKAYREIFGGYDLVAEDVLGRTFEEVSGYDDIVLEKDIPFYSHCEHHMVPIIGKAHIAYLPNGRVLGLSKIARVVDIYARRLQTQEAMTAQIAKAIDETLMPRGVAVMIEAEHLCMAMRGIKKQGATTLTTTFTGAFKSEPAEQVRFMTMLRGFK